One segment of Porticoccus hydrocarbonoclasticus MCTG13d DNA contains the following:
- the secE gene encoding preprotein translocase subunit SecE yields the protein MSSATEEKQYRLDGLKWLLVVLLVSAAIYGNYYFATESLLYRVIAILAVALVAGFVALQTRKGDGFITLLRGAYTEARRVVWPTRQERNQTTLMVVVVVLVMSLILWGLDTLFGWLATMVIG from the coding sequence ATGAGTTCGGCAACGGAAGAAAAGCAGTATCGATTAGATGGCCTCAAATGGCTGCTTGTCGTGCTGCTGGTCAGCGCCGCTATCTACGGCAACTATTATTTTGCAACAGAGTCGCTGTTATATCGGGTTATAGCGATACTGGCAGTAGCCTTGGTGGCTGGCTTTGTTGCACTGCAAACCCGTAAAGGTGACGGTTTTATTACCCTGTTGCGCGGTGCCTACACGGAAGCGCGTCGGGTGGTCTGGCCAACACGGCAGGAGCGTAATCAAACAACCCTGATGGTGGTTGTGGTGGTGCTCGTGATGTCGCTGATTCTCTGGGGTCTCGACACACTATTCGGTTGGCTCGCCACAATGGTTATTGGCTAA
- the tuf gene encoding elongation factor Tu — translation MSKAKFERNKPHVNVGTIGHVDHGKTTLTAALTRVCFETWGSGSAMAFDGIDNAPEERERGITIATSHVEYDSPSRHYAHVDCPGHADYVKNMITGAAQMDGAILVCGATDGPMPQTREHILLSRQVGVPYVVVFLNKADLLAEDCGGVGSEEYNEMIELVEMELRELLDAYDFPGDDTPIIAGSALMALNGEDDNELGTTAVRKLVEALDAYIPEPERAIDQPFLMPIEDVFSISGRGTVVTGRVERGVVKVGEEIEIVGIRDTTKTVCTGVEMFRKLLDEGRAGENVGVLLRGTKRDDVERGQVLCKPGSIKPHTKFEAEVYVLSKDEGGRHTPFFKGYRPQFYFRTTDVTGACELPEGVEMVMPGDNVQMTVTLIAPIAMEDGLRFAIREGGRTVGAGVVAKIIE, via the coding sequence ATGTCAAAAGCAAAGTTTGAACGTAACAAGCCCCACGTAAACGTTGGCACGATTGGCCACGTTGACCACGGTAAGACGACCCTGACAGCGGCGCTGACGCGGGTTTGTTTCGAAACTTGGGGCAGTGGCTCGGCGATGGCCTTTGATGGTATTGATAATGCGCCGGAAGAGCGCGAGCGCGGTATCACGATTGCGACATCCCATGTTGAATACGATTCTCCGAGCCGTCACTACGCACACGTTGACTGCCCGGGTCACGCCGACTATGTGAAGAACATGATCACCGGTGCTGCACAGATGGATGGTGCGATTCTGGTGTGTGGCGCGACGGATGGCCCGATGCCGCAAACCCGGGAGCATATCCTGCTGTCCCGTCAGGTGGGTGTTCCTTACGTTGTGGTGTTTCTGAACAAGGCGGACCTGCTGGCAGAAGATTGCGGTGGTGTTGGCTCTGAAGAATACAATGAGATGATCGAACTGGTTGAAATGGAGCTCCGTGAGCTGCTGGATGCCTATGACTTCCCGGGTGACGATACCCCTATTATTGCCGGTTCAGCCCTGATGGCGCTGAACGGTGAAGACGACAACGAGCTGGGTACCACGGCGGTCCGCAAGCTGGTCGAGGCGCTGGATGCCTATATTCCTGAGCCGGAGCGTGCGATTGACCAGCCGTTCCTGATGCCGATCGAAGACGTATTTTCGATCTCTGGGCGTGGCACAGTGGTGACGGGTCGCGTTGAGCGCGGTGTTGTCAAAGTGGGCGAAGAGATCGAGATTGTGGGTATCCGGGATACCACCAAGACAGTCTGCACCGGTGTTGAGATGTTCCGGAAGCTGCTGGACGAAGGTCGTGCTGGTGAGAACGTAGGTGTTCTGCTTCGCGGAACGAAGCGTGATGACGTTGAGCGCGGTCAGGTCTTGTGTAAGCCGGGCAGCATCAAGCCGCATACCAAGTTTGAGGCAGAGGTTTACGTGCTGTCCAAGGACGAGGGAGGGCGTCACACGCCGTTCTTCAAGGGCTACCGTCCGCAGTTCTACTTCCGTACCACGGATGTGACAGGCGCCTGTGAGCTGCCTGAGGGTGTGGAAATGGTTATGCCTGGAGATAACGTCCAGATGACAGTGACGCTGATTGCGCCGATTGCGATGGAAGACGGGTTGCGCTTTGCGATTCGTGAAGGTGGCCGCACGGTCGGTGCCGGCGTGGTCGCTAAAATTATTGAGTAA
- a CDS encoding SPOR domain-containing protein, protein MRWLFFVLILINFVAGYWFYNGAVFRAGQLDSVQTGLAYQENDNYASLLLVGEVPARPEEASDQQPISDNNHTRTAIDALSLDNARESNLCLLIGPLVDVNPQELYQQLSPYRYGEELVWRATTISEGYWLIIPPLGSQAEASKMLKDLRSKEIDSFLIAEGEYRNGITLGVFSDKSNMEHYQRELADQGYPVVIVPRVSTREELWLQLRRYSEQQIPKDLADVLDQQDKNIGRQVINEACVDLVPIE, encoded by the coding sequence GTGCGCTGGCTGTTTTTTGTTTTGATTTTAATCAACTTCGTGGCGGGCTATTGGTTCTACAACGGGGCCGTCTTTCGTGCAGGTCAACTTGATAGTGTGCAAACCGGATTGGCCTATCAAGAGAATGACAACTATGCCTCGCTCCTGTTGGTGGGGGAGGTGCCTGCTAGGCCTGAAGAGGCATCTGACCAGCAGCCGATATCGGATAATAACCATACACGCACCGCTATAGATGCCTTGTCGCTCGATAATGCCCGAGAATCCAATCTTTGCCTGCTTATCGGTCCCCTGGTCGATGTCAATCCTCAGGAACTCTATCAGCAGCTGTCGCCCTACCGTTATGGTGAAGAGCTTGTTTGGCGGGCCACCACAATTAGCGAGGGTTATTGGTTGATTATCCCGCCTCTCGGCTCTCAAGCGGAAGCCAGCAAGATGCTCAAAGACTTGCGAAGCAAGGAGATTGATAGTTTTTTGATTGCCGAAGGTGAATACAGAAATGGGATCACCCTCGGGGTATTCAGTGATAAAAGCAATATGGAACACTATCAGCGGGAGCTGGCAGATCAGGGGTATCCCGTGGTGATCGTTCCCCGTGTCAGCACGCGAGAAGAGCTTTGGTTGCAGCTGCGCCGGTACTCGGAACAGCAGATACCGAAAGACCTGGCAGACGTCCTCGATCAGCAAGATAAAAATATTGGACGACAGGTTATTAATGAGGCTTGTGTTGATCTGGTCCCGATTGAATAA
- a CDS encoding type III pantothenate kinase — protein MIIDIDTGNSRIKWRVVKNGVPDCKPPVTDIKTLLAAVETEGLPTRIRLSSVGGRTVVEELEKQAAQWGCRLQQARTTREAAGVHCGYLEPSSMGVDRWLALLAVRDQFKGACVVVDAGTAITVDLLNGQGYHLGGYIVPGFSMIYQSLNRGTSNIRLEPLSIADCLPGKTTGEAVSHGAYLMIKTLIEASRATLQTNTQPVKVIVTGGDGSALIGALGGDCIYVRDLVLDGLEVMFP, from the coding sequence ATGATTATCGACATCGACACAGGAAACAGTCGAATCAAATGGCGAGTCGTCAAGAATGGAGTGCCTGATTGCAAGCCGCCGGTCACAGATATCAAAACTCTGCTGGCGGCGGTTGAAACAGAGGGGCTTCCCACTCGAATTCGTCTTTCCAGTGTAGGTGGCAGGACTGTCGTTGAGGAGCTTGAGAAGCAGGCAGCCCAGTGGGGGTGCCGATTGCAGCAGGCCAGAACCACCCGTGAAGCCGCAGGAGTGCACTGCGGTTATCTTGAGCCTTCATCCATGGGGGTGGATCGCTGGCTGGCGCTGCTGGCTGTGCGAGATCAGTTTAAAGGTGCCTGTGTCGTCGTGGATGCAGGTACGGCTATCACGGTGGATTTGCTCAATGGGCAAGGTTATCACCTCGGCGGCTACATCGTGCCCGGGTTCTCGATGATTTATCAATCGCTTAATCGGGGAACCAGTAATATTCGGCTTGAGCCTCTTTCGATTGCGGATTGTTTGCCGGGGAAAACAACTGGTGAAGCGGTAAGTCATGGCGCATATTTGATGATCAAGACACTGATTGAGGCATCAAGGGCGACCTTGCAGACAAATACACAGCCCGTAAAAGTCATCGTCACTGGTGGAGACGGCTCCGCGCTCATCGGTGCTCTGGGTGGAGATTGCATTTATGTTAGAGATTTGGTGTTGGACGGTCTTGAAGTCATGTTTCCGTAG
- the birA gene encoding bifunctional biotin--[acetyl-CoA-carboxylase] ligase/biotin operon repressor BirA, whose translation MNSLLKILCDGHFHSGEELGRLLGISRAAVWKQIQKIEQMGLDVKSHRGCGYCLMTELELFDKNTLIHSLSQTSGSLIKELRIESSVSSTNDLVRHAAERGDATGLIVLAEQQTAGRGRRGRQWVSPFGRNIYLSLGWGYDGGVQVLEGLSLAVGVAVRRAIKSCGVDGLMFKWPNDLFLENKKVGGILLEILGDPSGFCQVVVGVGINLGMSDKNGKLIDQPWTDIRSVSGQPVSRNGLAAAIIEEMMALLANFHEVGFEAYREEWLQSDINADKEVSLLLMNKTIQGIARGVDESGALKLEVGEEIKLFSGGEISVRSAG comes from the coding sequence ATGAATAGTTTGCTGAAAATACTTTGTGATGGCCATTTTCACTCGGGTGAGGAACTTGGCAGGCTGCTGGGTATTTCAAGAGCGGCGGTCTGGAAACAAATACAGAAAATCGAGCAAATGGGCCTTGATGTTAAATCACACCGAGGTTGCGGCTACTGTCTTATGACAGAGCTGGAATTATTCGATAAAAATACACTGATCCACAGTCTTTCGCAGACTTCCGGGTCGCTTATCAAGGAACTGCGAATTGAGTCGTCTGTGTCCTCAACCAATGATCTGGTTCGACATGCAGCTGAGCGGGGTGATGCCACCGGTCTGATCGTGCTTGCCGAGCAGCAAACAGCAGGTCGTGGACGGCGGGGAAGACAGTGGGTAAGCCCCTTTGGCAGGAATATCTATCTCTCCCTGGGCTGGGGGTATGACGGTGGTGTGCAGGTGCTAGAAGGTCTGAGTCTTGCGGTTGGTGTGGCCGTAAGGCGTGCCATTAAGTCCTGTGGCGTCGATGGGCTGATGTTCAAATGGCCGAACGATTTATTCCTGGAAAACAAAAAGGTGGGCGGGATTTTGTTGGAGATTCTGGGTGACCCCTCCGGCTTCTGCCAAGTGGTTGTGGGCGTTGGTATCAATCTGGGTATGTCCGATAAAAACGGTAAACTTATCGATCAGCCGTGGACAGACATCCGCTCAGTATCGGGGCAGCCGGTAAGTCGAAATGGATTGGCTGCCGCCATCATTGAAGAAATGATGGCCTTGCTGGCAAATTTTCATGAGGTTGGATTTGAAGCCTATCGTGAGGAGTGGTTGCAATCTGATATCAATGCCGACAAAGAAGTCAGCCTGTTGCTGATGAATAAAACGATTCAGGGTATTGCCAGAGGCGTGGACGAGAGCGGGGCATTGAAACTGGAGGTTGGTGAAGAGATCAAGCTTTTCAGTGGTGGCGAAATCAGTGTCAGGAGCGCAGGATGA
- a CDS encoding sulfite exporter TauE/SafE family protein produces the protein MDIYLLYLCLGATAGLISGLFGLGGGVVIVPILIFTFTAQGMTQAVLTHLAIGTSLATIVVTSVSSILSHHKHGAVLWTLAGWLTPGICIGAALGAVFAVSISGAALQLAFGIFLCLVALKMAFALSPTGGANMPGRAGQSMVGAVVGFVASLFGIGGGSLTVPYLTWVRVPMKNAVATSAACGLPIAVSGALTYWWQGVGEPDLPDGAIGFIYLPAFFGIIVASTIFARVGARAAHRLPGEILRRSFALLLLIIGVRFIWRNLGV, from the coding sequence GTGGATATTTACCTGTTGTACCTTTGCCTCGGTGCTACCGCAGGTCTGATCAGTGGGCTGTTCGGTCTGGGGGGTGGTGTTGTTATCGTCCCTATTCTTATCTTCACCTTCACAGCCCAGGGTATGACTCAGGCGGTGCTGACTCATCTGGCTATCGGTACATCGCTGGCCACCATCGTGGTGACGTCGGTGAGTTCAATTTTATCCCATCACAAACACGGTGCCGTCCTGTGGACACTTGCCGGGTGGTTGACACCCGGTATTTGTATTGGTGCTGCTTTGGGTGCTGTTTTTGCGGTCAGTATTTCGGGCGCAGCACTTCAACTCGCTTTCGGTATATTTCTTTGTCTCGTGGCGTTAAAAATGGCATTCGCGCTCAGTCCTACCGGTGGTGCCAATATGCCCGGTCGAGCAGGGCAAAGCATGGTGGGTGCAGTGGTTGGTTTTGTTGCAAGCCTGTTCGGGATAGGTGGAGGCTCGCTCACGGTCCCGTATTTAACCTGGGTGCGAGTGCCGATGAAAAATGCCGTGGCTACCTCTGCTGCCTGCGGGCTGCCCATTGCGGTTAGTGGGGCGCTGACATACTGGTGGCAGGGTGTTGGTGAACCGGATCTGCCGGACGGGGCAATCGGGTTTATTTATCTCCCGGCATTTTTTGGAATCATTGTCGCCAGTACGATATTCGCGAGAGTCGGTGCGCGAGCCGCGCATCGACTGCCCGGTGAGATTCTTCGTCGCAGTTTTGCATTGTTATTGCTGATCATAGGTGTGCGGTTTATCTGGCGTAATCTCGGAGTTTGA
- a CDS encoding EAL domain-containing protein, with protein sequence MESFYENHKPEHAESILSFLAVLHDPIIAIKENGKIVQVNKKAQELFGYHRNEFLEMTVEDLLPSRLRQLYSRFREIFLKKISTGPVRKSRKQYALFNRMGEKIYVEVFLSPIIGPEGNITIATIRDVTTETVGRRALINVMKESFSKTRQDFFDSLALFLARDLKAQWVAIGKLAATKDAIQTISFLSSSQRVDNICYPLAGMPCNATIKNDDCLILDQLYQTYPNTLLLAQQDGCAHAYVGVCLYSSSGEILGLINVLYDAPIDSSQAELARHLLRIVALRVAPEIEILSNQESLSKLSAVVESSPNAVVITDRETRIEYVNPRYCEMSGYIQEELIGKKMNINSSGNTPKKTYNSLWRKLGAGDQWQGELENARKDGSTYWARSQIFPIKDQDGCTINFVGIQEDISKARALTKQLKYEVSHDHLTGLANRKAFELKLDQAVSAAKQNGSIHSLCFIDLDHFKVLNDTGGHLAGDLLLKGVGQVLKGGIRAKDVAARLGGDEFGLILFDCDSIHADKIVSNILNSIQKLEFVWDDKSYVVGASIGIVEVSGHEHDSAELLKQVDVACYSAKEQGKNRIHFYHEGSQGVSRHRTEVDWVPKINAALADDLFRIYLQPIVPLKRHAEKIKGEVCHFEVLIRLPDGVTGEIISPASFLPSVERFNQSARLDRYVINKVFDWIKCNPKRIQQIGGFSINLSGASIADQSLLDFIIAELESGSIAPGKIKFEVTETATIRNIAEACYFMKSIRATGAQVVLDDFGSGFSSFPYLKSLPIDMLKIDGSMVKDIAKDKASYTMVKMINDLAHALGFQTVAEYVESKAILDVLIEIGVDYAQGYEIARPAPLEDVLRE encoded by the coding sequence GTGGAGAGCTTTTATGAGAACCACAAACCTGAGCATGCAGAGTCAATACTTTCTTTTTTGGCAGTTCTTCATGATCCAATAATAGCCATTAAGGAGAATGGCAAAATCGTACAGGTGAATAAGAAAGCCCAGGAATTATTTGGCTACCACCGAAACGAATTTCTTGAAATGACTGTTGAAGACCTGCTGCCTTCAAGGCTGCGTCAACTATACAGCCGCTTCAGAGAAATTTTTCTAAAAAAAATTTCTACTGGCCCCGTGAGGAAATCCCGGAAACAATACGCCCTATTTAATAGAATGGGCGAGAAAATATATGTCGAGGTGTTCCTGAGTCCGATAATTGGGCCAGAAGGTAATATCACAATTGCAACCATACGTGATGTTACTACAGAGACTGTTGGTCGAAGAGCACTGATAAACGTTATGAAGGAAAGTTTTTCAAAGACTCGACAGGATTTCTTCGACTCCTTGGCTCTTTTCCTCGCGCGTGATCTGAAAGCTCAGTGGGTTGCAATTGGGAAACTGGCGGCCACGAAAGATGCTATCCAGACAATTAGTTTTCTATCCAGTAGCCAACGCGTTGATAACATCTGTTATCCACTAGCTGGCATGCCTTGCAATGCGACGATTAAAAACGATGATTGTCTGATTCTCGATCAGCTCTATCAGACATATCCGAACACCCTGTTGCTAGCGCAACAGGATGGGTGTGCGCATGCATACGTTGGTGTCTGCTTATATTCGTCGTCGGGCGAAATTCTTGGCCTGATCAACGTACTTTACGATGCTCCAATAGATTCTTCCCAAGCGGAGCTGGCTCGGCATCTTCTGAGGATCGTCGCCCTTCGAGTTGCCCCGGAAATTGAAATACTCAGTAATCAGGAAAGCTTGAGTAAACTGTCTGCTGTGGTGGAGTCCAGCCCAAATGCGGTTGTTATAACAGACAGGGAAACCAGAATTGAATATGTTAACCCGCGATACTGTGAAATGAGTGGTTATATTCAGGAAGAGCTTATTGGTAAAAAAATGAATATTAACAGTTCGGGCAATACACCTAAAAAAACCTATAACTCACTGTGGCGTAAACTTGGGGCCGGTGATCAGTGGCAGGGTGAATTAGAAAACGCGAGGAAAGACGGAAGTACCTACTGGGCACGAAGTCAGATATTTCCAATTAAGGATCAAGACGGCTGCACTATTAATTTTGTAGGTATACAAGAAGATATCTCAAAAGCCAGGGCGCTAACCAAACAGTTAAAATACGAAGTATCGCACGACCACTTAACAGGCCTCGCGAACCGAAAGGCATTTGAGTTAAAACTTGATCAGGCAGTGTCCGCAGCCAAACAAAATGGATCCATTCACTCGTTATGTTTCATAGACCTTGATCATTTCAAGGTCTTGAACGACACCGGTGGGCACTTGGCAGGAGATCTGTTGCTCAAGGGTGTAGGGCAGGTTTTGAAGGGGGGAATCCGTGCCAAGGACGTTGCAGCTCGCCTGGGTGGAGATGAGTTTGGTCTTATTTTATTTGATTGCGACTCTATTCATGCAGACAAAATAGTGTCCAATATATTAAATAGCATACAGAAGTTGGAGTTTGTCTGGGATGACAAATCCTATGTTGTTGGTGCCAGTATCGGTATTGTAGAAGTATCCGGACATGAACATGATTCTGCGGAGTTGCTCAAACAGGTTGATGTGGCATGTTATAGCGCAAAAGAGCAGGGAAAAAACAGAATCCATTTTTATCATGAAGGCTCGCAAGGCGTGTCCCGGCACAGAACAGAAGTTGACTGGGTGCCGAAGATTAACGCCGCATTGGCTGATGATCTATTCAGAATTTATTTGCAGCCTATTGTCCCGTTAAAGCGGCATGCGGAAAAAATAAAAGGGGAAGTCTGTCATTTTGAGGTATTGATTCGGCTCCCTGATGGCGTAACCGGTGAGATAATTTCACCGGCCAGTTTCCTGCCCTCTGTGGAGCGCTTCAATCAATCTGCAAGACTGGATCGCTATGTGATCAACAAGGTATTCGACTGGATCAAGTGTAACCCGAAACGAATTCAACAAATCGGTGGGTTTAGTATCAATCTGTCGGGTGCGTCTATTGCTGATCAATCGCTGCTCGATTTTATTATTGCAGAACTTGAAAGCGGATCTATAGCCCCTGGAAAAATCAAGTTTGAGGTTACTGAAACCGCCACCATTAGGAATATTGCCGAAGCTTGCTATTTCATGAAGTCCATAAGGGCAACAGGTGCACAAGTTGTGTTGGATGATTTCGGCAGTGGTTTTTCATCGTTTCCTTACCTGAAGTCCTTACCTATCGATATGTTGAAAATTGATGGTTCCATGGTCAAAGATATAGCGAAGGATAAGGCCAGTTATACGATGGTCAAGATGATTAACGATCTGGCGCATGCCTTGGGGTTCCAGACTGTGGCGGAGTATGTTGAAAGCAAAGCTATTCTGGATGTTCTGATAGAGATTGGTGTTGACTATGCGCAAGGTTATGAAATTGCTCGTCCCGCGCCTTTGGAGGACGTTTTGCGCGAATAA
- the tyrS gene encoding tyrosine--tRNA ligase, with amino-acid sequence MSENALNLIAELQSRGLVAQMTGDGALVEHLAGSSRAVYCGFDPTADSLHIGSLVPLLALRRFQLAGHKPIALVGGATGLIGDPSFKSQERKLNTADVVEGWVESIKNQVSRFIDFDKGICAAEVVNNLDWIGSMNLLTFLRDVGKHFSVNNMVNKESVKQRLGREGEGISFTEFTYMLLQSYDFAELNRRYNCTVQLGGSDQWGNITGGIDLTRRLNGEHVYGMTLPLVTKSDGTKFGKTETGTIWLDPAKTSPYAFYQFWINTADADVYKFLRYFTFLLSSDIEEIERADQESGGRRSAQGLLARELTELVHGREGVAAAERITRALFTDGLDELSEGDLEQLKQDGMPASNLSASDVHDKPLTGLLVDCGLAKAGREVKDALSRSAVWVNGIAKDEADNLLASHSFAPDHALFGRFFIVKLGKKKYHLLELV; translated from the coding sequence ATGTCTGAAAATGCCCTGAATTTAATCGCAGAGTTGCAGTCCAGAGGGCTGGTCGCCCAGATGACAGGTGATGGCGCGCTTGTTGAACACTTGGCTGGCAGCTCCCGTGCCGTTTATTGTGGCTTTGACCCAACCGCTGACAGTCTTCATATAGGGAGTTTGGTGCCGCTATTGGCCCTGCGCAGGTTTCAGCTTGCCGGGCACAAGCCCATAGCACTTGTGGGCGGTGCCACCGGTCTGATCGGGGACCCGAGTTTCAAGTCCCAGGAGCGCAAACTCAACACTGCTGATGTGGTCGAGGGGTGGGTTGAGTCTATAAAAAATCAGGTCTCGCGTTTCATTGATTTTGATAAAGGCATTTGTGCAGCAGAGGTCGTGAATAATCTGGACTGGATAGGGTCGATGAATTTGCTGACGTTTCTACGTGACGTTGGCAAGCACTTTTCAGTCAATAATATGGTGAATAAGGAGTCGGTCAAGCAACGGCTTGGCCGGGAAGGTGAAGGCATCTCCTTTACCGAGTTCACCTATATGTTGCTGCAGTCCTACGATTTTGCCGAGTTGAACCGGCGTTACAATTGTACGGTTCAGCTGGGAGGCTCTGACCAGTGGGGCAATATCACCGGCGGCATCGACCTCACCCGGCGACTGAACGGCGAGCATGTTTACGGCATGACGTTGCCATTGGTGACAAAGTCAGACGGTACAAAGTTTGGTAAAACAGAAACAGGTACTATCTGGTTAGATCCGGCTAAAACATCGCCCTATGCTTTTTATCAGTTCTGGATAAATACAGCCGATGCGGATGTCTACAAATTCCTGCGTTATTTTACTTTCCTGCTCTCGAGCGATATTGAGGAAATAGAGAGGGCTGATCAGGAGTCGGGGGGAAGGAGGTCCGCGCAGGGCCTGCTTGCCCGGGAGCTGACGGAGCTGGTTCACGGGCGTGAAGGTGTGGCGGCTGCCGAAAGGATAACCCGGGCGCTTTTCACAGATGGCCTGGATGAGCTCTCTGAGGGTGATCTCGAGCAGTTAAAGCAGGATGGCATGCCGGCCAGTAACTTAAGTGCTTCAGATGTACACGATAAACCGCTGACCGGGTTGTTGGTAGACTGTGGGCTGGCTAAGGCTGGAAGAGAAGTTAAAGACGCACTGAGTCGGTCGGCGGTGTGGGTTAACGGTATTGCCAAAGATGAGGCTGACAATCTTTTGGCCAGTCATTCTTTTGCGCCTGACCATGCGTTATTTGGTCGCTTCTTTATCGTCAAGCTGGGCAAGAAAAAATACCATCTGCTTGAATTGGTTTAG
- a CDS encoding peptidoglycan DD-metalloendopeptidase family protein, translating into MSQARFTSNTKSETIGRQLLAAKHSRHHLVILGSLAAAIFIGLSVLPSEEVEANRQAAAIDLTFQESTNLLSHEPTATLTDANSATTPAEDRPENSSGPADKLTWSTATVRSGSNLSTMFQQVSLSARDVYRLMSSSPLTKPLTRMRPGEELLFGLNESGSLGQLIYNKSRLESYVFTKQPETDGPAFSAEHVVRQPDVINAYRESTIEDSLFLAGERADLPHNTIMEIANIFGWDVDFALDIRKGDKFSVLYEEKYLDGEKIGTGNILVAEFTNQGNTFQAVRYEDSKGIASYYTPDGMSMRKAFLRAPLDFTRISSNFNLRRMHPIHKSIRAHRGVDYVAPRGTPIFASGEGKVIASAYSKANGNYVFIQHGQGYTTKYLHLDKRTVKQGQHVKQRQVIGTLGSTGYSTGPHLHYEFLVNGVHQNPRTVSLPKAQPIDPAEKARFVSATKTLMTRLAQNRQSFRVALLTDNNPSQTD; encoded by the coding sequence ATGAGCCAAGCCAGATTCACATCAAACACCAAAAGCGAAACAATTGGACGCCAGCTGCTAGCGGCAAAACACTCCCGTCACCATTTGGTAATACTCGGTTCATTGGCTGCGGCCATATTCATCGGCTTGTCTGTATTGCCCAGCGAAGAGGTCGAAGCCAATCGTCAGGCCGCCGCCATTGACTTAACCTTCCAGGAGAGCACTAACCTGTTGTCTCACGAGCCAACGGCTACGCTCACTGATGCCAACAGCGCGACAACGCCTGCAGAAGACCGCCCCGAAAACAGCTCTGGTCCTGCAGATAAGCTGACCTGGTCGACCGCCACTGTGCGCAGTGGCTCAAATTTGTCGACCATGTTTCAACAGGTTTCGCTGAGCGCCAGGGACGTTTACCGATTGATGTCATCGTCCCCCTTGACCAAACCATTGACCAGGATGCGCCCGGGTGAAGAGCTTCTGTTTGGACTCAATGAGTCCGGGTCGCTGGGCCAGTTGATCTACAATAAATCCAGACTCGAATCCTACGTATTCACTAAACAGCCGGAAACCGATGGTCCAGCTTTCAGTGCCGAGCATGTGGTGCGTCAACCCGATGTTATAAATGCCTATCGGGAATCGACCATTGAGGATTCATTGTTTTTGGCTGGCGAACGGGCTGATCTACCCCATAACACCATCATGGAAATTGCCAATATTTTTGGTTGGGATGTGGATTTTGCACTCGATATCCGCAAAGGCGACAAGTTCTCGGTGCTATATGAAGAAAAATACCTGGATGGTGAAAAAATTGGTACCGGCAATATTCTGGTGGCGGAATTCACCAATCAGGGCAACACATTCCAGGCGGTTCGTTACGAAGACAGCAAAGGGATAGCGAGCTATTACACCCCCGATGGCATGAGCATGCGCAAAGCCTTTTTACGCGCACCACTGGATTTCACAAGAATCAGCTCTAATTTCAATCTGCGCAGGATGCACCCCATCCACAAGAGTATTCGTGCCCACCGCGGCGTCGACTATGTGGCACCAAGGGGAACGCCGATCTTTGCCTCTGGTGAGGGCAAGGTCATCGCATCCGCATACAGTAAAGCCAATGGCAACTACGTCTTTATTCAGCATGGTCAAGGGTACACAACCAAGTACCTGCACCTCGACAAACGCACCGTGAAGCAGGGCCAGCACGTAAAACAGCGCCAGGTCATCGGCACCCTGGGCTCCACGGGCTATTCAACCGGGCCGCATCTGCACTACGAGTTTCTGGTCAATGGTGTGCACCAAAATCCGCGTACCGTTTCACTCCCCAAGGCTCAACCCATAGACCCGGCGGAAAAAGCCAGGTTCGTCAGTGCCACCAAGACATTAATGACCCGGCTGGCACAAAACCGTCAAAGCTTCAGAGTGGCCCTGCTCACCGACAACAACCCCTCTCAAACCGATTGA